The window ACCACCGGTCCAGTTGTGCCCACGACAGGCCAGCCCATCAAGGGCAGAAAGAGAGGTGGTGGTATCCGTGTGGGAGAAATGGAGCGTGACGCCTTGTTGGCCCACGGCACAGCTTTCCTGCTGCAAGACAGACTGCTCAACTGCTCAGATTACACCAAGTCGTGGATCTGCCGTCGCTGTGGATCCTTCTTGTCTGTGCAACCAACTGTCTCTCAATTTGCGccgggaaagaagaaggccccAAGCATGGTCCGTTGCCGAAACTGTGCCGTCAAGTTGGACGACAGCGAGGGCATCGACCTCACGGAAATCCAGGGCGAGATTTGGGAAGATGGCCAGGGCAACTGCTGGGTTGGCGGCGATCAAACGACGCAGGTCGTGGTGCCCGGCGCGCTCAAGTTCTTGGATGTCGAGCTGGCGGCCATGGGTGTCAAGTTAAAATACAGGATAGACAAGTCCGACGAGCCTCGCAGGGGGCCGATGAAGCCGCTAAAACAGATTTCCATTGGTGCCTAGTTGGGATGTTTTGAGACAAAATGAAATGAGATTTGGATGAGACACAAAATGGGGGGCTTGGTTGTATATAATTTGGTTGGTGTTGACTGTATTAGTCAGATCTTTAGACGCATATTTGAGCAATTTCATAAGAGTATATTGGGTACCTTGCCTTGATCCTCATTTTCTGCAGGTACTTTTTCCATTGTGACGAGTTCTTGGCGGCTCATCGGAGCACAAAGTCTCGAAGCTGATGATATCAGAATGCATCACGCATCTTGTGTTACGACGCACAAAGACTCTCTCAGTCGAGATGCACTTGCCGCTTGCAACGCTGGGACGGATGAAGCGGCAGCGCATACGCAGACGTTATTAACGATTTGGACAAAAAGGTGCGTGTGACCAAGATATAAAAAGACATGAGCCTCTCCCGTCCTTGCCGCTTCCCAGCTTAGACCCTGAGCCCTGAAACTTGGTACAGAACCAACTCGTGATCCAGTTCCAGATTCAGAAACTTATATTGCCCGTTTCAGACCAGATCCcgcctccttctctcttgttGGGGCCAAGACATGGCCAAGCCACTCGCTAGAGATAAAATCGCCTCATGATCAGCTCCGGCTTGGCCCAAAAGCTGAAAAGGGGAAGAGCAACGGCCAGGGATATTCCAGGCTTGACGCTGCCACAAGCAATATCAATTCAATCTGCAGAAACACGTGGTTCCGAATCCGTTGAAAATCTTGTTTCGAGCAGCAGAAATTCGGTTATCTTTGACTGAAGTGGCACCTTGGCATTGGTAGCTGCGTTTGGGGACCGCCTTCCTTCTGTCTGTGCCAGCTGCTGATCAAGGCTTTTCCCGACCCTCTCCATTTTCTTCTGTTATTTATCGCTCACctcttgatttttttttctctggtTTCGTTCGCTTCGTCCATCTTAATATCCGAGAGATCAGTGCTGTACATTTTGTCGCGCTTGGGCTGATGCTTCCTTGcgtcttttctctttctctccttttaaTCTTGGCGCCCAGTTGCACGTTCTTCATTCTTGCCACTCGTTTCTTTTGGCAAAAGCCCGCATacattctttctttcctaTACCATTGATTCTCTCTTACGCTCTCTTAGTACGAAACAAAATCTTGGGACGATTGGTGTGTTCGAGGCAGTGTATGCGCTGAGACTCAAAGCCGGGAGATCGCTCTTCACAATCAAGGTTGTAAGAAGAGAGGCCAACGCAAATCATGCgcctctttctgctgcttgcttggGCCTTGCACTCCATCATATCTGGAGTTTCCGGCAACGATTATGATTTCGGTGTTGATTTGGTGTCTCTCACGCGACGACAAGACCCCAATGCGCCCATCGTCGTCAGCCGCTTGCCGCTGGCTGCCAATGGGAGTATACCCCTGAGACTCGAGATCCGTGATTTACAGGCAGACAAATACAAGTGGGATCTGTACGTGCTGGCGCTGAGTATGTTTCAGTCAGTCGGCCAGGACGATCCCTTGTCGTATTACCAAGTAGCCGGTGAGTGGGATTCTGAGCCGACTTGGTTTTTAGCTACGAGGCTCTGATGACTCTCTCCATCTAGGGATACACGGCGTGCCTTTTGCCACATGGAACGGCGTTGAACCAGTAGCGGGCGCGAGCATGTCGGGCTACTGTCCGCATAGTTCTGTGCTGTTTCCAACATGGCACCGGCCATATCTAGCCCTGTACGAGGTCAGCGTTGTTCAAGTTTCGATGATTGCAAGGCATTTTGAGAAGAGATGCTGACTTGTCGCAGCAAGAGTTGCATAAGCTTGCCGACGCCGTTGCTCGCATGTTCAGCAACGCGACGGAACGTCTGCTCTACCAGCAAGCGGCCTCTGAATTTCGGATACCGTACTGGGACTGGGCATCCCCTGCGCCAGCTGGCCAAAGCCACTTTCCTGAGATATTTTGGAATTCCACATTGACTCAATACGGCCCCAACGGTGTTCAAGTCATTCGCAATCCATTGTATTCATATTCATTTCACCCCCTTGATGAGGACGCATTCATCTGGGCGCCGGTAAGTATGGACATGTATATGATGTCAGTAGCTTCTCATTCACTGACCGTTGGCAGCTGAAAAGTTGGAATGAGACAAAGAGGGCTCCAAACACACAAATCAGTGAAACAGAGCCCCCTTCAATGAATGACCAAGTGAATTCGGCTTTGCTCGCAAGACTGCCCGAGATTCAGCAGCGGCTTTACATATTGTTCTCGAGTTATCACGAATTCGATTCATTTAGCAACAAAAACTATGCTATATCCCAAAATCTTAGTCATCTGGACTCGATCGAGGCTGTCCACGATATTATTCACATCTATGGCGGATCTAGAGGTCATATGACCTACGTTCCTCTGTCCTCATTCGatcccctcttctttttacaCCATGTAATGACGGACAGGTTGATATCAATGTGGCAGCTTCTCAATCCTACGGCATGGATGACACCTCAAATCTCAGGAGAGACGACTTATACCGCGCTGAAAGGGACCATGCAAAACTCCAGCACCCCACTTACTCCCTTCATGTCTTCAGCCAGCGGTACGTTCTGGGACTCGGACATGTCTAGAACGACTGAGGTGTTTGGTTATGCGTATGGAGACACATCAGCTCTGTATGGTGATACCAAGATCCCGCGAGACAAGCTGGTTAAGAAGATCAAC is drawn from Trichoderma atroviride chromosome 7, complete sequence and contains these coding sequences:
- a CDS encoding uncharacterized protein (SECRETED:SignalP(1-20)) — protein: MRLFLLLAWALHSIISGVSGNDYDFGVDLVSLTRRQDPNAPIVVSRLPLAANGSIPLRLEIRDLQADKYKWDLYVLALSMFQSVGQDDPLSYYQVAGIHGVPFATWNGVEPVAGASMSGYCPHSSVLFPTWHRPYLALYEQELHKLADAVARMFSNATERLLYQQAASEFRIPYWDWASPAPAGQSHFPEIFWNSTLTQYGPNGVQVIRNPLYSYSFHPLDEDAFIWAPLKSWNETKRAPNTQISETEPPSMNDQVNSALLARLPEIQQRLYILFSSYHEFDSFSNKNYAISQNLSHLDSIEAVHDIIHIYGGSRGHMTYVPLSSFDPLFFLHHVMTDRLISMWQLLNPTAWMTPQISGETTYTALKGTMQNSSTPLTPFMSSASGTFWDSDMSRTTEVFGYAYGDTSALYGDTKIPRDKLVKKINNWLGKNSPAMIRFNSQSQRRPSGIWKGNSGTKSFQPSSKLSDVKDAAAAERHYTEWIANVHVNHGALDGSFTVYFFAGEPPDDILTWGVASNLIGSVGIFTMNGMGSSQSKMSGTAPLTMALMKQVDQRAIQDLEPDSVVPFLQHNLQFRVVDIDDKEVDPALVTGLYVAISSTSVKLPESESEFPEWGQPTLRLTLWE